In the Enterococcus saigonensis genome, one interval contains:
- a CDS encoding DUF2975 domain-containing protein, which yields MKRKINFFKGVIFLLVMSILFLVFLVATQIFTAEKIVWDGPLIVFMVAVTATTIFGLAALYKLYLAVQLIGDNQAFSMKILPIVHRMSHLLLGMACSFCGILPFVYQGAQIEDAPGLVILGLILVSLPFALFVFAQIVEELFKQAVALQKEQDLTV from the coding sequence ATGAAACGAAAGATTAATTTTTTTAAAGGTGTCATTTTCTTGCTTGTGATGAGTATATTATTTTTAGTTTTTTTAGTGGCGACGCAAATTTTTACGGCAGAAAAAATAGTGTGGGATGGGCCATTAATTGTCTTTATGGTCGCAGTTACCGCAACGACGATTTTTGGTTTGGCAGCTTTGTATAAGCTTTATCTAGCGGTCCAATTAATTGGTGATAATCAAGCTTTTTCAATGAAAATATTGCCAATAGTCCATCGCATGAGTCACTTGCTTTTGGGAATGGCTTGTTCATTTTGTGGTATTTTACCTTTTGTTTATCAAGGAGCACAGATAGAAGATGCACCAGGGCTTGTTATTTTAGGCTTAATTTTAGTCAGTTTGCCTTTTGCCCTATTTGTTTTTGCACAAATTGTTGAAGAGCTGTTTAAACAAGCTGTTGCCTTGCAAAAGGAACAGGATTTAACGGTATAG
- a CDS encoding M24 family metallopeptidase produces MAEIKLKKVTPPQKDNQAHIHQLTDATMIERRKKVLENMRTENIDSLIIYCDLEHGGNFSYLTGFVTRFEESLFVLHQDGTAFFISGNENLKMHHYSRIPATLLHYPQFSLPDQPMAGEKNLTTVLQAANITAAKQTIGLIGWKMFTTTNENNRKIFDVPHFIVAAIQAAAPKSTIENRSDIFIHPSYGARITNNANEIAYYEFGSSLASDCVLNALDAVAIDKTEMEIGTHLTRYGQTPNVMPIAATGERFSHAFISPTDKKIQLGDKMSLTTGFKGGLASRSGYVVSSIEELPNGQKDYLEKVAKPYFNAVITWLEKIELGMTGGQLYQIIEDVLPKATYHWHLNPGHLTADEEWLSSPVKENSPVALTSGMLLQIDIIPAVSGFAGASCENGIALADSRLRQELAANYPTVWKRIKARQEYIRQTLNIALPDHVLPLSSGVAFYTPFFLAKDLAFVKE; encoded by the coding sequence ATGGCAGAAATTAAATTAAAAAAAGTTACACCGCCTCAAAAAGATAACCAAGCACACATTCATCAATTAACAGATGCCACCATGATTGAAAGAAGAAAAAAAGTGCTTGAAAATATGCGTACTGAAAATATCGATAGCCTGATTATTTATTGTGACTTAGAACATGGTGGAAATTTTTCTTACCTAACCGGTTTTGTCACTCGTTTTGAAGAAAGCCTATTTGTTTTACATCAAGATGGCACCGCTTTTTTTATTTCCGGCAATGAAAATCTGAAGATGCATCACTATAGCCGCATACCTGCCACCCTGCTGCATTATCCACAATTTTCATTACCCGACCAACCTATGGCAGGTGAAAAAAATCTAACAACGGTATTACAAGCGGCAAACATCACAGCAGCAAAACAAACTATCGGCCTTATAGGTTGGAAAATGTTTACGACAACGAATGAAAATAATCGCAAAATTTTTGATGTGCCGCATTTTATCGTTGCCGCCATTCAAGCTGCCGCTCCTAAGAGTACAATTGAAAACCGATCTGATATTTTTATCCATCCTTCTTATGGTGCTCGTATAACCAATAACGCCAACGAAATTGCTTATTACGAATTTGGCTCAAGTTTAGCTTCTGACTGCGTTTTAAATGCTCTGGATGCTGTTGCGATTGACAAAACTGAAATGGAAATCGGTACTCATTTGACCCGTTACGGGCAAACACCCAATGTTATGCCCATCGCAGCTACCGGCGAGCGTTTTTCTCACGCTTTTATTTCCCCAACTGACAAAAAAATTCAATTAGGGGACAAAATGTCACTAACAACAGGATTCAAAGGTGGGTTAGCTAGTCGTAGCGGCTATGTTGTTTCCTCGATTGAAGAATTGCCAAATGGACAAAAAGATTATTTAGAAAAAGTCGCAAAGCCTTATTTTAATGCCGTGATTACGTGGTTGGAAAAAATTGAATTGGGGATGACTGGTGGGCAACTGTATCAAATAATTGAAGATGTCTTGCCAAAAGCGACCTATCACTGGCACTTAAACCCAGGACACTTAACTGCTGACGAAGAGTGGTTATCATCTCCTGTCAAAGAAAATTCACCAGTAGCACTCACCTCTGGTATGCTCCTGCAAATTGATATTATTCCAGCTGTATCAGGTTTTGCTGGCGCTAGTTGTGAAAATGGGATTGCCTTAGCCGACAGCAGATTGCGCCAAGAATTAGCGGCAAATTATCCAACTGTTTGGAAACGCATAAAAGCTCGCCAAGAATACATTCGCCAAACACTCAATATTGCTTTACCAGACCACGTCTTGCCATTATCTAGTGGCGTTGCCTTTTACACACCATTTTTCTTAGCCAAAGATCTGGCTTTTGTGAAAGAATAG
- a CDS encoding glycoside hydrolase family 1 protein, with amino-acid sequence MFSEYKFPKNFLWGGAIAANQAEGASKIDGKGVSLADLHIYYPNKTNEEIAAEQHKGMSVAQVKENMADQNGYYPKRHGIDFYHTYPEDLALLAEMGFKTFRTSIDWTRIFPTGEETEPNEAGLAYYDALIDKIRELGMEPIITMLHYETPVEITLKYGGWNNRSVIDLFVKYGKTILNRYKDKVKYWIVINQINLIQFEPFNSTAIPYDTVDNYEEASYQAVHNQFVASAKIYEYGKKINPDMQIGTMVADCTAYPFSCDPDDVNLALRRNRMEYFYTDVQFRGEYPQYALNYFAENNIHIEITDEDKRTLKENTMDYLAISYYYSQMVDAKKNNMNPASVTPNPNLKANPWGWAVDPKGLYNSLSQYWDRYGKEIIIAENGFGMYDKLEDGEVHDDYRIDYLSRHIEQIKHAMYDGVGVIAYCAWGPIDIISCSSAQMEKRYGFIYVDLDNEGNGSGARIKKDSFYWYKDVIESNGEKL; translated from the coding sequence TACTATCCCAATAAGACAAATGAAGAAATTGCAGCTGAACAACACAAAGGAATGTCAGTAGCACAAGTCAAAGAAAATATGGCAGATCAAAACGGCTATTATCCTAAACGTCACGGCATTGATTTTTATCATACTTATCCAGAAGATTTGGCCTTGCTAGCAGAAATGGGGTTTAAAACTTTTCGGACATCTATTGATTGGACACGTATTTTTCCTACAGGTGAAGAAACAGAACCAAACGAAGCCGGATTAGCTTATTACGATGCATTAATTGATAAGATTCGTGAATTGGGTATGGAACCGATTATTACCATGTTGCATTATGAAACACCTGTAGAAATCACATTAAAATATGGTGGTTGGAATAATCGCAGCGTGATTGATCTGTTTGTAAAATACGGTAAAACAATACTGAATCGCTATAAAGACAAAGTAAAATATTGGATTGTCATTAATCAAATTAATTTGATTCAGTTTGAACCATTTAATTCCACTGCAATTCCTTATGACACAGTAGATAACTATGAAGAAGCGAGCTATCAAGCGGTACACAACCAATTTGTTGCGAGTGCAAAAATCTATGAATATGGTAAGAAAATTAATCCTGACATGCAAATTGGCACAATGGTTGCTGATTGTACGGCATATCCATTTTCTTGTGATCCAGATGATGTCAATTTAGCACTGCGTCGTAATCGCATGGAATATTTTTATACGGATGTACAGTTTAGAGGAGAGTACCCGCAGTACGCATTGAATTATTTTGCGGAAAATAATATTCACATTGAAATAACTGACGAGGATAAACGAACTTTAAAAGAAAATACTATGGACTATCTTGCAATCTCTTATTATTATTCGCAAATGGTCGATGCGAAGAAAAATAATATGAATCCAGCTTCTGTAACTCCTAACCCCAACTTAAAAGCTAATCCTTGGGGATGGGCAGTAGATCCTAAAGGTTTATACAATTCATTATCTCAGTATTGGGATCGCTATGGAAAAGAAATTATTATTGCTGAAAATGGTTTTGGTATGTATGACAAGCTAGAAGATGGTGAAGTTCACGATGATTATCGAATTGATTACTTATCCCGTCATATCGAACAAATTAAACATGCGATGTATGACGGAGTAGGTGTAATTGCTTATTGTGCATGGGGACCAATTGATATCATTAGTTGCTCGTCGGCGCAAATGGAAAAACGATACGGTTTTATCTATGTTGACTTGGATAATGAGGGTAACGGTAGTGGAGCTCGTATCAAAAAAGATAGTTTTTATTGGTACAAAGATGTGATTGAATCTAACGGAGAAAAACTATAA
- a CDS encoding DUF1289 domain-containing protein: MKNVFRLKTELYWILKEDYIEFFGKNDEPNRKLCTDDIEGVFDFLEYISEGRTNEEIASYNSLSNEEKMKIIEYLEKINMQFGWRITQLADPKHSLILFPMLTFKIIKKKLK, from the coding sequence ATGAAGAATGTATTTAGGTTGAAAACAGAACTATATTGGATTCTAAAGGAAGATTATATTGAATTTTTTGGAAAAAATGACGAGCCTAATAGAAAGCTATGTACAGATGATATCGAAGGGGTATTTGACTTTTTAGAGTATATTTCAGAAGGAAGGACTAACGAGGAAATTGCTAGCTATAATTCATTAAGTAACGAAGAAAAAATGAAGATAATTGAATATTTAGAAAAAATAAATATGCAATTTGGATGGAGGATCACTCAATTGGCAGATCCGAAGCATTCATTAATTCTATTCCCAATGTTAACTTTCAAGATTATAAAGAAAAAATTGAAATGA
- a CDS encoding helix-turn-helix domain-containing protein, which produces MAIEVNLDVMLAKRKMSVTELSEKVGITMANISILKNGKAKAIRFSTLEKICEVLDCQPGDIFWYEK; this is translated from the coding sequence ATGGCAATTGAGGTCAATTTAGATGTGATGTTGGCAAAACGCAAGATGAGTGTCACCGAACTTTCTGAAAAAGTAGGTATTACAATGGCGAATATCTCGATTTTAAAAAATGGAAAAGCCAAAGCAATTCGCTTTTCAACGTTGGAAAAAATTTGTGAGGTATTAGATTGTCAGCCCGGAGATATCTTCTGGTATGAAAAATAA
- a CDS encoding Crp/Fnr family transcriptional regulator has product MDNRVLADYLKAHDFPVVVKEKKKYLTYEGIQDSNVYILKNGIIKTSVISRDGREFNLRYINSLEIVSLLKDEYSQFIDAPFNIRVESCQAELYQIDRVQFWKDINQNLDLQLFVKDYYRVRLLHSMKRMQQMLMNGKFGAVCTQIYELYDTFGVKTPEGILIDFIVTNEEIAHFCGIASASSVNRMMQQLKDMGAITIKKRKILILNLEIIKDNIIF; this is encoded by the coding sequence ATGGATAATCGGGTGTTAGCGGACTATTTAAAAGCTCATGATTTTCCGGTGGTCGTGAAAGAAAAGAAAAAATATTTGACTTATGAAGGGATTCAAGACTCAAATGTTTACATTTTAAAAAATGGAATTATCAAAACGAGTGTCATTTCTCGCGATGGAAGAGAATTTAACTTGCGCTACATCAATAGTTTGGAAATTGTTTCCTTGTTAAAAGATGAATATTCTCAATTTATTGATGCCCCTTTTAATATTCGGGTAGAATCTTGTCAAGCAGAATTGTATCAAATTGACCGTGTACAGTTTTGGAAAGACATCAATCAAAATTTAGATTTACAACTTTTTGTCAAAGATTATTATCGCGTGCGCCTGTTGCATTCTATGAAACGAATGCAACAAATGTTAATGAATGGCAAGTTCGGAGCTGTTTGTACTCAAATTTATGAGTTATACGACACATTTGGTGTAAAAACACCTGAGGGCATATTGATCGATTTTATCGTCACCAACGAAGAAATCGCACATTTTTGTGGGATTGCCTCAGCCAGTAGCGTCAACCGCATGATGCAACAGCTAAAAGACATGGGCGCCATCACGATTAAAAAGCGTAAAATTTTAATTTTAAATCTCGAAATTATAAAAGATAATATTATTTTTTAA
- a CDS encoding MFS transporter: MEHTEEKLFNKGFISITLINFVVYLVYYLLVVIMAVIAQDNLHATLGQAGLATGIYILGTLVARLIIGKTLELLGRKAVLRYGALFYLVTMIAYLYMPTIGMMYLIRLLNGFAYGTVSTATNAIVTAYIPKSKYGEGINYYGLSTSLAAAIGPLIGMVLLNTTNFYFIIIFSIVLILLTTIACFAFPVQNIVLTPEHKEQLAKWTFDSFVEKKVVFISFIAFLMGLAYSSVLAFLSSYAKAIDLVGASSLFFVIYALVITFTRPMSGKIFDLRGENYVMYPSYLFLTGGLFLLSVTNAGWMLLLAGAFIGLGYGTFMSNGQAICLKASEDHRIGIALSTYFIGLDLGLGIGPFILGELRSVLSFQGLYLVAGFLPVACAILYGIFYRVKLSEKEKSENLTFEEE, encoded by the coding sequence TTGGAACACACGGAAGAAAAATTGTTTAATAAAGGTTTTATCAGTATTACCCTCATTAATTTTGTCGTTTATTTGGTGTATTATTTGCTAGTCGTTATTATGGCGGTAATTGCACAAGATAATTTGCACGCGACCTTGGGACAGGCTGGATTAGCAACGGGTATTTATATTTTGGGAACATTAGTCGCCCGTTTGATTATCGGAAAAACATTGGAGCTTTTGGGGCGTAAAGCAGTCCTGCGTTATGGGGCATTATTTTATTTGGTAACCATGATTGCCTACCTCTACATGCCCACTATTGGCATGATGTATTTGATTCGCCTCTTGAATGGCTTTGCTTATGGAACTGTTTCGACCGCGACCAATGCGATTGTGACAGCGTATATTCCAAAATCAAAGTATGGTGAAGGGATTAATTATTACGGACTTTCAACGAGTTTAGCTGCGGCTATTGGTCCTTTAATTGGGATGGTCTTATTAAATACAACAAACTTTTATTTTATTATTATTTTTTCAATTGTGCTTATTTTACTAACAACAATTGCCTGTTTTGCCTTTCCAGTTCAAAATATTGTATTAACACCAGAACACAAAGAACAATTGGCAAAATGGACATTTGATAGTTTTGTAGAGAAGAAAGTGGTTTTCATTTCCTTTATCGCCTTTTTGATGGGCTTAGCGTATTCAAGTGTTTTGGCATTTTTGTCTTCTTATGCAAAAGCAATTGATTTAGTGGGAGCCAGTTCATTGTTTTTTGTTATCTATGCGTTAGTGATCACCTTTACCCGTCCGATGTCTGGTAAAATCTTTGACTTGCGTGGGGAAAACTATGTCATGTACCCAAGTTATTTATTTTTAACTGGTGGCTTGTTTTTATTAAGCGTTACAAACGCTGGCTGGATGTTGCTGCTGGCAGGGGCATTCATTGGTTTGGGTTACGGTACATTCATGTCAAATGGTCAGGCAATTTGTTTGAAAGCAAGTGAAGATCATCGCATCGGCATTGCCTTATCTACCTATTTTATCGGCCTTGATCTAGGACTTGGCATTGGTCCTTTTATTTTAGGAGAATTGCGAAGTGTATTGTCTTTCCAAGGCCTTTATTTGGTCGCAGGTTTCTTACCAGTAGCCTGTGCCATTTTGTACGGTATTTTTTACCGTGTGAAATTAAGTGAAAAAGAAAAATCAGAAAATTTAACTTTTGAAGAAGAATAA
- a CDS encoding BglG family transcription antiterminator, whose product MKKVATKRQKEMIAYLTKNQQRWVTAGELAEFCGCTTRTIRNQVAQINETEQQILSSSQGYRIDTNMKIRHRKHNDINEDRKAQLFLLLLKSTVAGIDLYDLADTLYVSESTLKNDIQILRQEIQTKNLKLSIRENTIRLIGSERDKRRYMISLLYNEGDYQEKLKYHIQDMIGEISLADLEQRVRDVLALHKIKINQYSMNNIVLHFAISIERIRQGNDLKLVKNSLLKEDSSEYQLSKEITDILSHFYQIVFSDSEIQQLALLFVGLQNEFLANHKESSLSEFVDFRFIETLQEVLKEVKETYLIDLQDEAFFNKLAIHLQSLYNRSQYEHFTRNSSLLDIKTAYPLTYDIAVYISMLLQEKLAIWFNDDEISFIALHIGAYLESKKDSGPTLRVLVDVNDYHDFETTNIKNLRNTLGEDIAIIEVKDRVREIKECDVYLTSDHEKATETNGAVCVHPILTRKDLEKVQKRVAAKKKSCWRKKMFQLIDRFVVEDLYFGQFDPVDSMPKDIRKKMFQKMLHANYVGEEFAATMEKREEMSPTSFPSGIAVPHSIEQNAQKSAISVMTLQENIRWCEYSVEMVALVAIAQEESKEFNDFFETFIAIVSEPINVKLLADTDNFTEFILKLKTLVEADE is encoded by the coding sequence ATGAAAAAAGTGGCCACCAAAAGACAAAAAGAGATGATTGCATACCTTACAAAAAATCAGCAGCGTTGGGTGACTGCAGGCGAACTAGCAGAATTTTGCGGTTGTACTACTCGAACAATTCGCAATCAAGTAGCCCAAATTAATGAAACAGAGCAGCAAATCCTTTCAAGCAGTCAAGGCTATCGGATCGATACAAATATGAAGATACGTCATAGAAAGCATAATGATATAAATGAAGACCGTAAAGCGCAATTGTTTTTACTGTTGCTCAAAAGTACAGTTGCGGGAATTGACCTGTATGATTTGGCGGATACACTATACGTTTCTGAATCGACGTTGAAAAATGATATTCAGATTTTGCGCCAGGAGATACAAACTAAAAATTTAAAGTTGAGTATTAGAGAAAATACAATTCGGCTAATTGGATCAGAACGAGACAAAAGACGTTACATGATTTCGTTACTCTACAATGAAGGAGATTACCAAGAAAAGTTGAAATACCATATTCAAGATATGATTGGTGAAATCTCGTTGGCAGATTTAGAGCAAAGAGTTCGAGACGTCTTAGCTCTACATAAGATAAAAATTAATCAATATTCTATGAATAATATTGTTTTACACTTTGCTATTAGTATTGAGCGTATCCGACAAGGAAATGATTTAAAATTAGTGAAGAACTCACTTTTGAAAGAGGATTCCAGTGAATATCAACTGAGTAAAGAAATTACGGATATTCTCTCCCATTTTTATCAAATTGTCTTCTCTGATTCTGAGATACAACAGCTAGCTTTACTTTTTGTTGGATTGCAAAATGAGTTTTTAGCTAACCATAAAGAAAGTTCATTATCTGAATTTGTTGATTTTCGTTTTATAGAAACACTTCAAGAAGTGCTAAAAGAAGTTAAAGAAACGTATCTTATTGATTTACAAGATGAAGCTTTTTTTAATAAATTGGCTATCCATTTGCAAAGTTTGTATAATCGTTCTCAATATGAACATTTTACACGTAATAGTAGTCTTCTAGACATTAAAACTGCCTACCCGTTAACCTACGATATAGCCGTTTATATTTCAATGTTGTTGCAAGAAAAACTTGCCATTTGGTTTAACGATGATGAGATTTCCTTTATTGCACTGCATATAGGGGCCTATCTAGAAAGCAAAAAAGACAGTGGACCTACGCTAAGGGTCTTGGTAGATGTGAATGATTATCATGATTTTGAAACAACAAATATTAAAAATTTACGGAACACTTTAGGCGAAGATATCGCAATTATTGAAGTAAAAGACCGAGTAAGGGAAATTAAAGAATGTGATGTTTATTTAACTTCTGATCATGAAAAAGCGACAGAGACGAATGGGGCAGTTTGTGTTCATCCAATTTTGACCCGAAAAGATTTAGAAAAAGTGCAAAAACGCGTTGCAGCTAAGAAAAAAAGTTGTTGGCGTAAAAAAATGTTTCAGTTAATTGATCGTTTTGTTGTGGAAGATCTTTATTTTGGGCAATTTGATCCAGTAGATAGTATGCCAAAAGATATTCGCAAAAAAATGTTTCAAAAAATGCTCCATGCAAATTACGTTGGTGAAGAATTTGCTGCTACGATGGAAAAAAGAGAAGAAATGTCGCCAACAAGCTTTCCTTCTGGCATCGCCGTTCCACATTCCATTGAACAAAACGCTCAAAAAAGTGCTATTTCTGTGATGACACTGCAAGAAAATATACGATGGTGTGAGTATTCGGTCGAAATGGTAGCATTGGTTGCAATTGCCCAAGAAGAAAGCAAAGAGTTTAATGATTTTTTTGAAACTTTTATTGCAATTGTTTCAGAACCAATCAATGTCAAATTACTAGCAGATACAGATAATTTCACGGAATTTATTTTAAAATTGAAAACGTTGGTGGAAGCAGATGAATAA
- a CDS encoding ThiF family adenylyltransferase has protein sequence MTNILIIGVGTATSYVLEILSKLDIKKFTLIDGDQVEKRNLEVQNYSNDDIGNYKVRSLEKKYGRHMELKIFTQYVQSIYELELLVELNDYDYIINGADQISLMIGLIEAKIKQKFNGILIEGGYGVLNQNIYMIDNIESALEIQRSLKEFSSGNKR, from the coding sequence ATGACAAATATATTAATTATCGGAGTGGGTACTGCTACTAGTTATGTATTAGAAATACTTTCAAAATTGGATATTAAAAAATTCACATTAATTGATGGTGACCAAGTTGAAAAGCGAAATTTAGAGGTCCAAAACTATTCTAATGATGACATAGGAAATTATAAAGTTAGAAGTTTGGAAAAAAAATATGGAAGACATATGGAATTAAAGATATTTACCCAATATGTACAGTCTATATATGAATTGGAATTGTTGGTAGAGCTTAATGACTATGATTATATTATTAATGGGGCAGATCAAATTTCATTGATGATAGGATTAATAGAAGCAAAAATCAAGCAAAAATTTAACGGGATCTTAATTGAAGGTGGATATGGAGTATTAAATCAAAATATATACATGATTGACAACATTGAGTCAGCCTTGGAAATTCAAAGAAGTTTGAAAGAATTTTCTTCTGGCAATAAAAGATGA
- a CDS encoding YczE/YyaS/YitT family protein — MNNIVKRLIIVCTGTIIAGFGVQFIVAANMGSDSVSTLILGLLQHTSIPFGRWSQLISLTFLLSTFVYKREILGIGSVINTFLFGEAISFLAQFIQFEANRSFGLNFSYLIVGFTLMALGTAIYLQADLGAGPVEGIMLCLCDKLNFPLKYSRILIDFTIVFVGFLLGGSLGVGTLLAVFALGPMIAGFIYFLEVITEKIMLSLQLTKE; from the coding sequence ATGAATAATATTGTAAAGCGCCTTATTATTGTTTGTACCGGGACAATTATCGCAGGTTTTGGTGTTCAGTTCATTGTAGCCGCAAATATGGGGTCTGATTCTGTCAGTACTTTGATATTGGGATTATTACAGCACACGAGTATTCCCTTTGGACGTTGGAGCCAGTTGATAAGTTTAACATTTTTACTTAGTACTTTTGTATATAAAAGAGAAATATTGGGTATAGGTAGCGTTATTAATACGTTTTTATTTGGTGAGGCGATTTCTTTTTTAGCCCAATTTATTCAATTTGAGGCGAATCGTTCTTTTGGCTTGAACTTTAGCTACTTGATAGTGGGGTTTACTTTAATGGCTTTAGGGACAGCAATCTATTTGCAAGCAGATTTAGGAGCAGGACCAGTTGAAGGTATTATGCTTTGTCTTTGCGATAAATTAAATTTCCCGCTGAAATACAGTCGTATTTTAATTGATTTTACGATTGTTTTTGTTGGCTTTTTATTAGGTGGGTCATTAGGCGTGGGTACATTGCTAGCAGTTTTTGCTTTGGGTCCGATGATAGCTGGATTTATCTATTTTTTAGAAGTAATTACTGAGAAAATTATGCTTTCTTTACAACTAACAAAAGAATAA
- a CDS encoding IS256-like element ISLgar5 family transposase, whose protein sequence is MNDFTTEILKTLANKGDLNELFRVHLEKAVNTLLKTELTAFLDYEKYDRIGFNTGNSRNGSYDRTVKTEYGELHLQIPRDRNGEFKQQTVPAYRRTNDTLEETVIHLFRKGITMSEIADLIEKMYGHYYTPQTMSNITKSFTEEVTAFKGRELHDRYAAIYMDATYIPLKRKTVAKEAIHIAVGIRPDGSKEVLSYAIAPTESITIWEEILLDLQERGLKNVLLFITDGLKGMVGAISRFYPKARFQHCCVHVSRNISHKVRVDDRKEVCDDFKMVYQASSKEVALEARGAFAEKWKTSYPKVVESILSNDHLLTFYDFPLAIRKSIYSTNLIESFNKQIKKYSHRKEQFQNEESMERFLVSSFDTYNQKFLGRSHKGFQQAEGELEQMLSQLIEN, encoded by the coding sequence ATGAACGATTTTACTACAGAAATTCTAAAGACTCTAGCGAACAAAGGCGATTTGAATGAATTATTCCGTGTCCATTTGGAGAAAGCAGTCAATACGCTTCTCAAAACGGAGTTAACGGCTTTCCTAGATTACGAAAAGTATGATCGCATTGGTTTTAACACGGGTAATTCTCGTAACGGCTCCTATGACCGTACGGTCAAGACCGAGTATGGGGAACTTCATCTCCAGATTCCGCGCGACCGCAATGGTGAGTTCAAGCAACAGACTGTTCCTGCTTATAGACGGACGAATGACACGTTAGAGGAGACCGTCATTCACCTCTTCCGAAAAGGTATTACCATGTCGGAAATCGCAGACTTGATTGAGAAAATGTATGGGCATTACTACACGCCCCAAACCATGTCCAATATAACAAAATCATTTACAGAAGAGGTAACGGCGTTTAAAGGGCGGGAGCTTCATGACCGTTATGCTGCTATTTATATGGACGCAACGTATATTCCGTTAAAGCGGAAAACCGTCGCCAAGGAAGCTATTCATATCGCAGTTGGCATTCGCCCGGACGGATCAAAGGAAGTATTGAGCTATGCGATTGCACCGACTGAATCCATCACGATTTGGGAGGAAATTTTATTGGACCTTCAAGAGCGCGGTTTGAAAAATGTCCTCCTGTTCATCACGGATGGCTTAAAGGGGATGGTAGGAGCGATTAGTCGGTTCTATCCCAAAGCTCGTTTTCAACATTGTTGTGTACACGTTTCCCGTAATATCAGTCACAAAGTGCGTGTCGATGATCGTAAGGAAGTCTGTGATGATTTTAAAATGGTGTATCAAGCCTCATCTAAAGAGGTGGCGTTGGAAGCACGTGGTGCTTTTGCGGAAAAATGGAAAACCAGCTATCCAAAAGTGGTTGAATCGATTCTTTCGAACGATCACTTGCTCACTTTCTATGATTTCCCCTTGGCCATACGCAAGAGTATTTATTCTACGAACTTGATTGAATCCTTTAATAAGCAAATCAAGAAATACAGCCACCGCAAGGAACAGTTCCAAAACGAAGAGTCGATGGAACGTTTCTTAGTCTCGTCTTTTGATACTTACAACCAAAAATTCCTAGGTCGCAGTCATAAAGGCTTTCAACAGGCCGAAGGCGAACTTGAACAAATGCTAAGCCAACTGATTGAGAATTAG